From Mercenaria mercenaria strain notata unplaced genomic scaffold, MADL_Memer_1 contig_4501, whole genome shotgun sequence:
GGACTCTCAAGATTGAATTTTTGATATGAAATAAGAAGGAACTGAACTTAGTTAATTTACTGAAGCCCTGTCTAAAGCGGAGGTATACAGACAAAGGCGTGAAAAGGTATGAGGTAGTGAAAtgctttaaaatagaaaaagttgaaacttcacaggtcactcaacacgacaaaaacgaaaatgttgcaggccgattgagccagttcatggacggtagtgggaatgcatgctaccgtccacgccctctagccccgggtttagtagaaatcaacatttaaacgtgctaaaagtataaaaagcaattaagagacatccgcagatgttttcaaacggcggtgaacatggaaccttcaatgatacacgtgttgtggcgtgttattccacgaaaagcggcgtttggtccccagataaagtaatgggtttgccccatacgagaaaacaatgggcagaaccaAACAAACTTGAacttagaaaggggatctgaggttatggagcctgcatatcagtcacaggaactgtcaaaagacaaaattaaaaagcaggcaccatatccaaggagtGATTATACAATACTTAAGGCTATGAATACTTAAAttgtaatttgaaacatttacagtTTTTATCATAAGCATTTTGATCCTCTGTTGCAGAACATGTCATTCAAATATTAGCGTTGAAAAGTGTATTAAAATTATCATACAAAATCTAAAATGATGGCGTGCAAAATAGAATGAGGGCATTGAAGCATGTCATAAGTTCTAGTGGtttgaagaaattatatattttagttgcTCACAATGATATTACCGGTAAGGCAATAAAAGAAGTCGAATATTGAGATTTTCGGTTGAATTAAGATAGAAttagatcaaatattttactgttaCACGTCTTGTCATTATAGGTATGATGTTACTGTCGGTATTAATCATCTGTATAAAGTCTTGTCTGTAACATTTATGATAGTTACAAATAGttgaatacaaatataattaCAGACTGACTTTAATCAGTCTGCATTATGTGCAAAGTGATCAGACACTCTGCAGAATGTTATATACATGCATGAAACAAGTACAATAAGTGATCTAAAATAACCTCTTTGCATAATATTGACCTACAGATATAGACCATGTGTAATTAATAATGATTCGATATTGTAAATGACTTAGGAATACACATATCAGGTCACAAACTTTTGAGTTGATATACGtttctttgcaaaaaaaatatgcataccgTCATGGACGATACCGATAGGCATGtattaacaataattattatggAATTGCtactttttatcaaaaagttcTATATACTTTGATATAGTTTATACATAGGTTAGATAAGGTAATCACAATCACTGCAGCTAAATAAGAAAAAGGGATATGTATTCTTCTGAAATTATAGTTAGATTATTGTATAGATGCTTGCAAAAACATGACTTTTACAGTCTTATGTACAGTCAGCGTACATATCTTAAGTTTCACTACTGCAAGTGAGAAAAGGGATTTAATCATTATTTCTATcaaaagtacagtcaaacttgtctataaagaccactctCGGTAGAGCCAAACTATGGTCTTTATTTGGAGGTGGTCTTTTACAGCGCATTTActttgttttacaattatttactGAATACCACAGAACTTGTAATATTTGATAATGGTATGATAAATCTTGATTTTCATATGAAGCACAATTTAACGTATGTGCATATTTTACAAACCTTGCAAAAGCTGCTACGGTAGTGTTTTCAAATTATAGTTGTCATAAGACCTCTTCATTATATTTTAATAGTCAAACAATGTGTAttatcataaacaaataaatttcatgaataattgTAATGTCACTTTTTACACATAATGTTTTCGCTGTATTGCTACTACCCTCTATATCTGAAGAAAAGCAGCTGTAAAATACATTGTAGATATTACATTAGTTACTACATTGAAATGGGTATCATGTTACAACTTAGAAATAAGTGATATAGATttataatatatctataaaacGTTATGAACGTTTCTAAACACGTGGGCAAATTTGTTTCTATATAGCTTAATCTcggttttgttttttcattgtaGAGAAATCGTCCTTCATTGgacattatatcatttttttcatgttaGAACTTGATATATACCGCTTTTTGCTGTGTATACTTATTAGAAGAAgtattattgtttatataatactgaaaaacaattcaattttGCTACTTATTTTGTGTGTTTTAGATGACGAAAAATACCTTGATTATACACGACACAATTGGAACAGATCTTTCCTGTCAGATTATAAATGAGCTCAAACAGTACATGGTTGGAAAGATCAAAATTGATACAAAAGATGCAAAAGAAAtcgaacaacaacaacaaggagtaaatactacaaaaaataatcaaatagatGTCGGAATACTTGCAGTCTTCTGTGACGCAGAGACCTTTCGAAAAAAAGAGCACGAGATATGGAAAAAGTTTGCGAGTATGATGAAATTAAATACGTTTGCTTAAATTTTACTGAATCAGTCACAAGCGAGAAAAGTGTAGCTTTTGTAATAAACACACTCGTATTTTGTGATTGTTAATAATTTAAGATatattgactgaaaataattacattataATCATCCAGGGCTGTAATCAACTAGTTGTCTCAGCACACCATTGGCTCTTCTGTAATTTTTGCTAATAGAACAATTAGAAATTACAAAGTAGTGCGGACCCCATTCACAAAGATACAGTAATATCACAGGCAGTCCATTTACACTAGCTTCATGATTCCAAAAGAACTTCTTATAGATTTCACAGTGTGTTTGGCGGCGGCAGTAAAAATGCGCCCCGAACTTGGACTCGAAGATGGTACATTCAGTGTATTTGCAAAAGCAGAAGTTCGCCTATACCGGTTCCATAGGCGTGATGGGTGTGTATTTCccctcatgaacagaatcaataaTTGACAAATCAATCGAGTCAGTATTATGTTGCGTGGTTGCTTTTTAtccttctaaaggatcttcttattgATTTGATTAACTTTTCAAACAGTAGTCTTGAAGTGCGTCGAGATAGCCGTAGAGTCGCTCCATACTCCGTAACTAGTCTGCTACAGTAACAATTATTTATATACTGCCATTGTCTATTTAATTAATCGATGATGGAATATGTATGATTCCCTGAGAGCTTACACATTTTTAATCCAGTTTTGTAAATATTGCATATATTGAATGCATCAATATTGACAAAAATTGCCAGTAGTGTTTCAGTCTATATGCCTTTGTAGTCACTGAGTACATTCAGTTATACATGGGTAAATGCCTTATAATAAAAATTTTAGCAATTGTATAAAGATATGTTGGAATCacattgtattttgtattattacCGTCCAAGAAGAAACAAACTGAAGTGcttttacaaatataatattaataattatacatTGCTCATATATGTTTATCTTATTTGCGAGCAAGACGCATTTTTTCTGAATTACAAAATAATTGCTAAAATCCAATTGGAATTGTTCCTTCTATTGCAGGTGGCTTTTATTCTATCGCTTTTTGTCTTTATAAAGAAGATTCTGATGAGACAGACAAAGGAATGCCAGGCAGCTGTGTCATTGAATTACAACCCTCCAAAGATAAAAAGGTGATAACATACTTGATATGTGAAAGTCTTTTAAAGATCTTACATAAATGTAAGTGGCAAAAACAAACCTCTGCAAAACCAACCGAAAGTACAAACGAACAAAATAATTCAGAACAACCAGCTACAGATAGATTGGAACCGGCAGATCAGCACGGACTTTGAGAAACActctaattataatgaaaaagaagAGAAACTAAATACAATAGTCACAATCACTAGTCGACTTCTGCAAGTGATTCATCTTAAAATGATTCCGTATGCTATTAGATCTCTAAAATATGTAACTGCAATCAGCTGGTTGTTTTGCTGTCAGTGTTGGAAAACAAACATCCGAAAATCCAGGAAAAGTTCGCTAGTGTTTTTCAGAACTGTTTGGAAAAAGAATGCAACAACATTATAAAGTTCTCATCTGAGCTCACatttgatgtattattaaatatcCTTGCTATTTTCGCTACAGAAGGTTAATTGAATATATAACTTACATATTCTTACTGGTGTTAAGTTTTCCAATCAAATACTTATTGGAAAATGCTTATGCACATtagtagtgtagtgtagtgtgaAGTGAATAAAAATGACTAAACAGAAATTAATTAATGTTAATGTTAAACAAACAGACATTTAGGGTCAGAACATCCTCCTCAACCCTCATTCGCCCCTGCCAACCATTAGCCAGTTTTTTAGCATTATAACATGCACTGAGCGTAGGTGATGATCATAAAATAGGTTTGGTTACATTTTCAGCCTGTTTTAAAAATGCACCTTTTTACCATGAAGATTTGCATTTGGGAAACTTACATTGAGAACACTTACTTAATATACTGTTTTGATTTCAAATTTGACCAGGTCCTGGACATGAAgtggtttttgctgtttttttacatttttgtggtATTGGAATTGTTATTTTTATGCATATAACTTGTTATTGTTCATAGTTGCCGGTTTGTTTTTCTGtgacatttaatattttaagtaacaagcagTTGTTGCCCTTTgacgaaacataaaaaattaattGCTATTGTTTTGAATTTATATTCTGAGGCTTTTCAGCTGTTTTTTACaaactatttttatgaaaagaaccccttaattttcattttttgtaaagtACTCCTACCAGCAGCTATAACAATGTCGATTATGTTAATAAGTTTGTTGCTGAGTAATACCTTGAGATGTTCGAGTTAGCTAGAAAAATCTGATTTACTTCTACTTGTCAAGAATTGTATCATTTGCGAAGTATAGTCACCCATGCTCAGACAAGAAATTTAGAATACTATTGTTTAATATTCCTTAGATGAAC
This genomic window contains:
- the LOC123546907 gene encoding uncharacterized protein LOC123546907 codes for the protein MDFSGFTLQRTFVPVTLYRPINKSARALLVKAINDLKDDITTFKMTKNTLIIHDTIGTDLSCQIINELKQYMVGKIKIDTKDAKEIEQQQQGVNTTKNNQIDVGILAVFCDAETFRKKEHEIWKKFASGFYSIAFCLYKEDSDETDKGMPGSCVIELQPSKDKKVITYLICESLLKILHKCKWQKQTSAKPTESTNEQNNSEQPATDRLEPADQHGL